Below is a genomic region from Xylophilus sp. GW821-FHT01B05.
ACTTGACGTGACGATCACCGGTGGCCTGACCAAGCTCTACCTGGGCGCCCCCTTTGCCGGCGATGTACCCATCACCGTCGCCCTGCCGACCTCGCAGCAGAGCACTATCTACCGCGTAGGCGAAACGCTGTCGCTGCATTGGCAGGCCGCCGACGCGGTGGCGATCGCGGAGTAGCCGATGCAAGCCGCATCTTCTTCCGCCGTCCGCCACGCGCGCCGCGCGACGCGGCGCAACGTGCTGCTCGGCGCCCCGCTGCTGCTGCTCTTGCTGGCGCTGCTGGTCTACCCCGTGGCGCAGTTGCTGCTGCTGAGCATCTACAAGGACGGTGCGCTGAGCCTCGCGTCCTACCGCCAGCTGTTCGTGTCATCGGTCTATGTCAACGTGCTGCTGATCACGCTGAAGATCTCGGCCTGGACCACCTTGTTCGCGGTGCTGGCGGGCTACCCGGTGGCCTACCTGATCTCTTCGCTGCCGCAGCAGAAGAAGAGCCGGCTGCTGTTCTGGGTGCTGCTTTCGTTCTGGAGCAGTTTCCTGGTGCGCGCCTTCGCCTGGATCGTGCTGCTCGGGCGCAACGGCGTCGTCAACCAGTTGCTGCTGGCGCTCGGCATCGTCGACGCGCCGGTGAGCCTGCTCTACAGCTTCGGCAGCACGCTGGTCGGCATGGTGCATGCGCTGATGCCGCTAGCCGTGCTGACCATGCTGTCGGTGATGGAGAACATCGACCGCAACCTGCCGCGCGCCGCGCTCACCCTCGGGGCGCGGCCGGGCGCGGCCTTCTGGCGCGTGTACTTTCCGCTCTCGCTGCCGGGTGTCGCCGCGGCGGCCATCATGGTGTTTGTCACGGCCATCGGCTTCTTCGTCTTCCCCGCGCTGCTGGGCGGCCGGCGCGAGACCATGGTCACCCAGATCATCATCGACCAGGTGCAGCAGACACTGAACTGGGGCTTCGCCGGCGCGGTCTCGGTGCTGCTGCTGGTGGTGGTGCTGGCGGTGTTCGCGCTCTACGACCGCTTGCTCGGCCTGTCGACCATGACGGGCAGTGCGAGCGAGCGCGCCAAACCCGTGGCAGCGTCAGGCTGGTCGCACGCGGCGGGCGAGGCCGTGCTCGCGGCGCTGGCCTGGGCAACAGACAAACTCGCCGCACTGGTGCCGCGCCGCAAGCGCCGCCGCGCCAGCGAGCCGGGCCAGTCGCGCGGCATGTACATCACGGTCCTGCTCTTGCTGGCATTCCTGAGCGTGCCCACCATTCTGATGATCCCCTTGTCGTTCAGCAGCGGATCGGGACTGAACTGGCCACCGCAGGGCTTCTCGCTGCAGTGGTACCAGCAGATGTTCGAGTCACCCTTGTGGATGCAGGCGATCACGCGCTCGCTGGTGATCGGCATCGGTGCCGGCCTGCTGTCGATGCTGATAGGCACGCCCGCGGCCTTCCTGCTGGCGCGTTCGCAGATGCGCGGCAAGTCGCTGATGCTGGCCTTTGTGCTGTCGCCGATCATCGTGCCGCGCATGATCATCGCCGTCGGCATGTTCTACCTGTTCGCGCGCATCGGGCTCGTCGGCACCCTGTTTGGCCTGATCCTCGGCCATACGGTGATCTGCGTTCCGTATGTCGTGATGACCATGATGGCGGTGCTGCGCAACTACGACACCCGGCTCGATCTGGCGGCGCAGAGCCTGGGTGCGCGGCCATGGCAAACGCTGCGCCATGTGACCTTCCCGATCCTGAGGGCGGGCCTGCTGTCGTCCTTCCTGTTTGCCTTTGCCACGTCCTTCGACGAGCTGACGATCTCGCTCTTTGCTTCCGGTGGCCTCAACTCCACGTTGCCCAAGCAGTTCTGGGACGAAGTCACGCTGCAGATCTCACCCGTGATCGCTGCCGTGTCGACCTGCCTCTTTGTCTTCGTCGCGGCCTTGATCTGGATTGCGGACCGCCTGCGCCGCCGCAGCCTGGCGCGATGAGCGCCGCACGCAACTTCTCTCCCTCTCACTGAAAGGTCTCCCATGGACGCAACCCGCTTGCGCGGCGTATTGCCCGCAATCCCCACGCCCGTCAACGACGACGACAGCATCAACGTGGCTGCCACCCAGACATTGATCGCCTACCTGCTGAAGCAGGGCATCGATGGCCTGGTGCCGCTGGGCGGTACCGGCGAGTACGGCGCCCTGTCGCGCACTGAGCGCGTGAAGATGGCCCGCACCTGCGTGGACGCCGTAGGCGGCAAAGTCCCGGTGATCCCCGGTGTGCTGGACCCCGGCTTTCACGATGCGCTGCAGGCCGGCCAGGCCTTCGCCGACGTGGGCGTGGATGCGCTAATGGTGCTCACGCCCTACTACACCACGCCCACCCAGGCCGGCGTGCGTGACTACTTCCTGCGCTACGCCGATGCTTCGCCGTTGCCGATCCTGATCTATGAGATCCCCTACCGCACGCGGGTGGCGATCGACCCAGAGATCCTGCACGAGCTGTCGCGCCACGAGCGCATCATCGGCATGAAGGCCTGCAATACCGACATGTACCACTTCCTGCGCGTCATGGCCGGCGTGGACGACTCCTTCGCGGTGCTCAGCGGCGAAGACTCGCTGTTCCCCCTGCACCTGGCGGCCGGCGCGCGCGGCGGCATCGTGGTGACGGCAAGCATGCTGCCGCGGGCATGGCAGGCGATCTATGAGCTGGCAGTCGCCGGCCACACTGCGCAGGCGCTTGCCGCCCATCGCAAGCTCATTCCACTGATGAACATGGCCTTCGCGGAGACCAATCCCGGCCCGCTCAAGTCGGTGATGGACCTGATCGGCGTCGATGCGCCCACGCTGCTCGATCCGTTGGTGCCGCCAGCCGCCGCGCTGCAGGCGCGCCTGCATGCCGAGATGGCGGCGCAGATGGCCGTGTCCGAAGGCCTGCGCTGAGCGCCCACGTGCTGCCCGCTGTTCGAGACTACCGCGCACTTGCGCGCCGCCGCCTGTCCCGCCTGGCCTTCGACTACCTCGAAGGCGGGGCCGAGGATGGGCGTGCGCTGGACCGCAACCTCAACGCCTATGCGCAGCTGACTTTCAGCCCGCGCATCCTGCGCGACGTGAGCACGGTCGACCCGTCAGTCACGCTGTTTGGCCGCAGGCAGAGCTTTCCCGCCATCGTCGGGCCGACCGGCCTCAATGGCCTGTACTGGCCGCGCGCCGAAGAAGCCCTGGCCTGCGCCGCGCACGCGGCCGGCCTGCCGTTTGCCATGTCCACGGCCTCGACCTCGCTGCTGGAGGACGTGCGCGCAGCCACCCCCGGCGACCTGTGGCTGCAGCTCTACGTGCAGCAGGACCGGCGCATCGCCGAGGCCATGATGCAGCGCGCCCAGGCGCTGGACTTCTCCACGCTGATGGTCACCGTCGACACCGTGGTCCACGGCAAGCGCGACCACGACGTGCGCAACGGCTTCAAGATGCCGCTGCGCCTGAGCCCCAGGCTGCTGCTCGACCTGGCCGCGCACCCGCGCTGGTGCGCGCGCATGCTGCGCCAAGGGGGCTCGCCGCAGTTGGTGAACCTGGCCCGCAGCGCCGGTGCGGCCGTCAACATCGGGCGCCAAGCGGCCACGCTGAGCCGGCAGATGGACATGGCGCTCACCTGGGACAGCATCGCCTGGCTGCGCGCGCACTGGCGCGGCCGCGTGCTGGTCAAGGGCGTGTTGTCGGTGGCGGACGCGGTGCTGGCGATGCAGCATGGCGTGGACGGCGTGGTCCTGTCCAACCACGGCGGGCGCCAGTTGGAGGGCGCGCCCAGTCCGCTCGACATCCTGCCCGCGGTGGTGGATGCCGTGGGCCCGTCGCTCGACGTGTTTGTGGACGGCGGCGTGCGCCGCGGCAGCGACATCGCCAAGGCACGCGCACTCGGCGCAAAGGCCGTGCTGCTGGGCCGCGCGCCGCTCTACGGCTTGGCGGCCACCGGCCCGCAGGGCGTGGCCGACGTGCTGCAGATCCTGCGCGAGGAATTCGAGATCACACTGCGCCTGCTGGGCGTGCCGCAAGCCGAAGCGTTGGATGCCACGGCCCTGTCCGACGACAGTCGGCCGCCTCTTCAGCCAAGGTAGTTGGCGAACTTGGACTTGGAGATCGAGGTGGCGGCCACATGCACATGCGGCACCAGCTCTTCCTCGGCCCGGGCAACCGTCCAGCGCGTGGTCGGCACCGAGATGTTGATCGCGGCCACGGCCATGCCGCGGTGGTCGGTGATCGGCGCCGCCACCGAGATGTCGCCCAGCACCGTCTCGTTCATCACGATGGCGTAGCCCTTCTCGGCCATCGATTGCACCCGGGCCAGCAGCTTCTCGGGGTTGACTTCGGTGAAAGGCGTGATCGGCACCAGCGGCGTTTTCTGCAGGATCTCCACGCGCTGCTCCAGAGAAAAGCGCGACAGGATGGCATTGCCCGATGCGGTGAAAAAAGCGGGCAGCCGTGCGCCCACATTGAAATCGACGTTGACCAGATGGCGCCCGTGAAAGCGCGCCACGAACACGATGTCCGAGCCGTCAAGCTCCTGCAGGTTGGTGGTCTCGCCCAGCGTCCGGCTCAGTTCCAGCAAGTAGGGCGAGGCCTTGTCGACCAGCTCGTTGGCATGCAGGTAGTTGTAGGAAAGCTGCAGCACCTTGGACGTCAGCCCGTAGTGGCGCGACTCCGGCATGCGTTGCAGGTAGCCAAGCTGCTCCAGCGTGTAGACCGCGCGCTGCGCTGCGCTGCGGTCCAGCTCAGCTGCCCGGGCGATGTCGGCCAGTGTCATGTGCCGCTGCGCGCCGTTGAAGGCCTGCAACACCTGAAACGCCTTTTCCGTCGAGCCGATGAAGAGAGAAGAGGCGCGCTGCGCTTCAGAGACTGACGCAGGCCGTTCGGCCTTGGGGGCGTGTGGCACTCGGGCGCCTGAGTTCGCTGACATGTGGGGGTCCGGCGCGGGACTTGAACGTAAGTTGAAGAGCCGGACAGACCGGCCAACAAGTTTAGCCGACCTGATTCGCCAGAAGTGGCGCGCGGCCATCTCCCTGATGGCCCCACGCAGATCACGGGTGCATTTTCAAGCCAAAAGCGCCTCTAGCCCATACCACGCCTGGGCTATTAGCTA
It encodes:
- a CDS encoding ABC transporter permease subunit, translating into MQAASSSAVRHARRATRRNVLLGAPLLLLLLALLVYPVAQLLLLSIYKDGALSLASYRQLFVSSVYVNVLLITLKISAWTTLFAVLAGYPVAYLISSLPQQKKSRLLFWVLLSFWSSFLVRAFAWIVLLGRNGVVNQLLLALGIVDAPVSLLYSFGSTLVGMVHALMPLAVLTMLSVMENIDRNLPRAALTLGARPGAAFWRVYFPLSLPGVAAAAIMVFVTAIGFFVFPALLGGRRETMVTQIIIDQVQQTLNWGFAGAVSVLLLVVVLAVFALYDRLLGLSTMTGSASERAKPVAASGWSHAAGEAVLAALAWATDKLAALVPRRKRRRASEPGQSRGMYITVLLLLAFLSVPTILMIPLSFSSGSGLNWPPQGFSLQWYQQMFESPLWMQAITRSLVIGIGAGLLSMLIGTPAAFLLARSQMRGKSLMLAFVLSPIIVPRMIIAVGMFYLFARIGLVGTLFGLILGHTVICVPYVVMTMMAVLRNYDTRLDLAAQSLGARPWQTLRHVTFPILRAGLLSSFLFAFATSFDELTISLFASGGLNSTLPKQFWDEVTLQISPVIAAVSTCLFVFVAALIWIADRLRRRSLAR
- a CDS encoding alpha-hydroxy acid oxidase, translating into MLPAVRDYRALARRRLSRLAFDYLEGGAEDGRALDRNLNAYAQLTFSPRILRDVSTVDPSVTLFGRRQSFPAIVGPTGLNGLYWPRAEEALACAAHAAGLPFAMSTASTSLLEDVRAATPGDLWLQLYVQQDRRIAEAMMQRAQALDFSTLMVTVDTVVHGKRDHDVRNGFKMPLRLSPRLLLDLAAHPRWCARMLRQGGSPQLVNLARSAGAAVNIGRQAATLSRQMDMALTWDSIAWLRAHWRGRVLVKGVLSVADAVLAMQHGVDGVVLSNHGGRQLEGAPSPLDILPAVVDAVGPSLDVFVDGGVRRGSDIAKARALGAKAVLLGRAPLYGLAATGPQGVADVLQILREEFEITLRLLGVPQAEALDATALSDDSRPPLQPR
- the dapA gene encoding 4-hydroxy-tetrahydrodipicolinate synthase, whose amino-acid sequence is MDATRLRGVLPAIPTPVNDDDSINVAATQTLIAYLLKQGIDGLVPLGGTGEYGALSRTERVKMARTCVDAVGGKVPVIPGVLDPGFHDALQAGQAFADVGVDALMVLTPYYTTPTQAGVRDYFLRYADASPLPILIYEIPYRTRVAIDPEILHELSRHERIIGMKACNTDMYHFLRVMAGVDDSFAVLSGEDSLFPLHLAAGARGGIVVTASMLPRAWQAIYELAVAGHTAQALAAHRKLIPLMNMAFAETNPGPLKSVMDLIGVDAPTLLDPLVPPAAALQARLHAEMAAQMAVSEGLR
- a CDS encoding IclR family transcriptional regulator C-terminal domain-containing protein, giving the protein MSANSGARVPHAPKAERPASVSEAQRASSLFIGSTEKAFQVLQAFNGAQRHMTLADIARAAELDRSAAQRAVYTLEQLGYLQRMPESRHYGLTSKVLQLSYNYLHANELVDKASPYLLELSRTLGETTNLQELDGSDIVFVARFHGRHLVNVDFNVGARLPAFFTASGNAILSRFSLEQRVEILQKTPLVPITPFTEVNPEKLLARVQSMAEKGYAIVMNETVLGDISVAAPITDHRGMAVAAINISVPTTRWTVARAEEELVPHVHVAATSISKSKFANYLG